One window of the Exiguobacterium acetylicum DSM 20416 genome contains the following:
- a CDS encoding ABC transporter transmembrane domain-containing protein encodes MNGHVEEMYTGHSVVKAFGHERKAVEQFDAVNEELYEAGVKRRFISGIIMPMMMFIGNISYVLISIVVGFLSRNGDLDRGYPSIHHLYTPVHATDHSDANIANIVQSTVAGSRTCLRIIGRRRRDQGSDDTSSHAG; translated from the coding sequence ATGAACGGACACGTCGAAGAAATGTATACCGGACACTCGGTCGTCAAGGCATTCGGACATGAACGCAAAGCGGTCGAGCAATTTGATGCCGTCAACGAAGAATTGTATGAAGCAGGCGTAAAGCGCAGGTTCATCTCCGGGATCATCATGCCGATGATGATGTTCATCGGGAATATCAGTTACGTTCTGATCAGTATCGTCGTGGGATTCTTGTCACGCAACGGCGATCTCGATCGGGGATATCCAAGCATTCATCACCTATACACGCCAGTTCACGCAACCGATCACTCAGACGCGAACATCGCGAACATCGTCCAATCGACCGTCGCAGGCAGCAGAACGTGTCTTCGAATTATTGGACGAAGAAGAAGAGATCAAGGAAGTGACGACACATCGTCTCACGCGGGCTGA
- a CDS encoding mechanosensitive ion channel family protein, giving the protein MNNIWNGTSLNLNGILGSLGNLLGAIIVFLIGWLIAKLIAKRNSKSVREVWGRQQVAPQKEVHHQRRRSGHLKKSSGPSSFGFSWCLFSSCLQHP; this is encoded by the coding sequence ATGAATAACATTTGGAATGGAACGTCGTTGAACTTAAACGGCATTCTCGGATCACTCGGCAACTTGCTTGGAGCGATCATCGTCTTTTTGATTGGCTGGCTCATTGCCAAGCTGATTGCGAAACGGAATTCAAAAAGCGTTAGAGAAGTCTGGGGTCGTCAACAAGTGGCACCTCAAAAAGAAGTACACCACCAAAGAAGAAGAAGTGGACACCTGAAAAAATCATCGGGACCGTCGTCTTTTGGGTTCTCATGGTGTTTGTTCTCATCTTGTCTTCAACATCCTTGA
- a CDS encoding ATP-binding cassette domain-containing protein → MIEDMNIDVAPGQTVAIVGPTGAGKTTDDQSIDALL, encoded by the coding sequence TTGATCGAGGATATGAACATCGATGTCGCACCGGGACAAACGGTCGCAATCGTTGGTCCGACGGGTGCCGGTAAGACGACGGATGATCAATCTATTGATGCGCTTTTATGA
- a CDS encoding rhodanese-like domain-containing protein, producing the protein MLTERYEDWAAEEALAAAEREEVYVLDVRNKTEWDSQHYDQAQRILLGKLVARQDELPTDRPLAVHCASGVRSRMAVSVLQSLGFKDVINIDGGYAAMRTVLNQQTS; encoded by the coding sequence ATGTTAACGGAACGTTATGAGGACTGGGCAGCAGAAGAAGCGCTAGCAGCTGCAGAGCGAGAAGAAGTCTACGTCCTCGACGTCCGGAATAAAACAGAGTGGGACAGTCAACATTACGATCAAGCACAACGCATTCTCTTAGGAAAATTAGTAGCGCGTCAGGATGAACTGCCAACGGATCGACCGCTTGCTGTTCACTGTGCATCTGGCGTTCGTTCCCGGATGGCGGTTAGTGTATTACAGTCACTCGGATTCAAGGATGTCATTAATATTGACGGTGGATATGCAGCGATGCGCACGGTTTTGAACCAACAAACATCATGA
- a CDS encoding mechanosensitive ion channel family protein codes for MSLQPFSQLLSSFLGFIPRLIAAAAIFFVGFLVAKIVRDIVTNFLHAVGTDKFAARFNLGSTDQKDAKSLSSILGTQSSSS; via the coding sequence GTGTCTCTCCAGCCGTTCAGCCAATTGTTATCGTCATTCCTTGGATTTATTCCACGCTTGATTGCGGCGGCAGCCATCTTCTTCGTCGGCTTCCTCGTAGCGAAAATCGTCCGCGATATCGTGACGAATTTCCTTCATGCTGTTGGAACAGATAAATTCGCAGCTCGCTTCAACCTTGGGTCAACGGATCAAAAAGATGCGAAATCACTTTCGTCGATTCTCGGAACACAGTCGTCTTCATCTTGA
- a CDS encoding rhodanese-like domain-containing protein yields MAEAKNVPLSELTERTDELDASRPVHIICLSGGRSMNAAMYLEQADST; encoded by the coding sequence ATCGCTGAAGCTAAAAACGTTCCGTTATCCGAATTGACAGAACGGACAGATGAACTCGACGCGTCACGTCCGGTCCATATCATCTGCCTATCTGGTGGTCGCAGCATGAATGCAGCGATGTATCTCGAACAAGCAGATTCGACGTGA